The DNA sequence GTTATCCAAAGTTTATGTTGTGACCGTAGGGGAGCAGAACTTTGTGAATGAAGTGACAAAATCCACGAGAAAACTGCTTAATGAGCTGGAAATACATATTACTCAAAACTTGGGAAGTTAGTGATTCACTAGCTTGAATCGCCGAAAGAGTAATATCCTCTTCCGGTGGCCGATAACTGAAAACATAGCTGTTTACAATTATACTACCCAACCTATCTGGTGTTGGTAATTTCTGAAGCTCAGAAAAGATTGTGGCATAATTGAATCCTCTCGATGGCACCGTAGCTTGAGAAAATACAATATAGTCTACATAGTTCCTAATTTCCCATGCCACCTCAATTGTCCCCATCAAACAAGCGTCAAAAACCATCAATGAAACTCTCTCATTTGTACTTTCCGTAATTCGCTGGAGTGCAAATCTCAACTCCGCAAGCGATAAATTGTCCATATTGGAAGTGTAATCAGGGGCACAACCTTTCCATCCATCTCCATGCCCCCATATCTCAATAGCATAATAAGTGGCTGGGAAATGATCAACTCCCCACAATATGAAATCTATCAGAGTAGTGGGGTTGCCCGTACTTCTCTCCTCTGTTAAGAATAACACATTTGAACAGACTCTGGTTGGATCATTATCCTTCTGAATGTAGTACACTGGCGTCTGTTGAGTCAGATAATCATCATGATACACAAGGATTGTAACTGTTGAGGACGAGCCAATATTTTCCATCTCGTTAAGATCCATGGCATCATAATTTTCACCACCAAGTGCACTATCGTCCGCAGCCATATATACCAAGTAAGTCCATGTTCCTATATCCTTTTTACATGAATCTCTTCCAACATTGACTTCCTCCCAATTTAATAACAGGTCCCCATCCAAATCCTGTCCTATAAATGCTATTCTAAACTCAATTTTTGCTTTCGGTGATTGCACATTTACACTAGTGCCATCTGCCACCATAACTTCATCCACATGGATATCTTTACACAATGGATTATCTATGTAAGATGGCAAGCCTCTCCATATGTAGTTTTCCTTATCACTATACCAGAGCTCAATTAGCCTATTGTTCTCGTATGGAGAGGGGTCTGTACACACAAACTTCTTTGTGTATGTATAATCATCCCATATCCCAAATGTAACTTTGCAATTCTGTAGTGCGTCATCTATATCCAATATAACTTCTGCTTTGAGTGTTTCCCAGTTATAAGCCACTCCACTCCATGTCCAGCCATCATCTATGTATGGGTACGATGGTGTACTCCCTACAACGCCTTGTTTTCCTACCAAACTCCTTTTGGAAGCTCCGTCAAACTGGACTTCTATTTCTTTCACTGAGATTTTCACCCACTCATCCATCAGCGGATTTATGTCCATACTATCAATCACACCATCCACATCCGTATCCTTCCCATCTATCTTTACAGGTTCAACATCAGATGTGAGTTCTGGCATCACACTACATATTAGAGGTGGATGTCCACCGCCTCCTCCACCACCAGTTGCTGCTGGCGTTGGTTTTGTCCTTGCGCTTTTCTCCAAAATTCTAAATATTCTTTTATCCCATCTCAATTTCATAATTTCTTATCCTCCCATTCTCTTACCGCTCTCTCATACGCCTTTCTCCTTTCTTCCTCAATCTCCCTCCGCTTATTCTCTATCCATTTTCGAATTACACCCTTCCTCCAGAATACTGCAACAATTACCACAAACAATATGGTAGTAGTCAAACAGCACATAAACCAGGGATTCTCTATGTTTGGAGTGAATAAATAAAATCCCGGTCGAAAATAACCTTGAGATTCTGCCCTTAACAAGCTTCCGTCGGCAGCGTCTAAGATAAATTCAAGATATGTCCCGCTACCTTCAGCAAGCGTGTAGCCTACAGTTTCGATCTCCACATGCCACACAACCCTATCTTCCCAAGAATGATTCCACCGGTCTCCTCTATCTAGGGACATAGACCAATACAATATATCTCCTCTGCCTGCCGTATCATAAAATCTTTTTACAGTTTCATTTTCTTTTGCGAGTTCTAACGCCTCGTCACTGTCAATTTTCCACTTCTCATCTAAAGAAAAATTCACAATTTGTGTTACCTTCTTTGCCTCCTTTATTTTGGCTTGGGGTTTCTGATAAACATTTCCAAGAGAAACCCACACTTCCAAATAAAAACACACTCCATCTGAAAGCATAAGACTAAAAGAATATTTCCACGGTTCTTTATCTTTTTCCCAAGAATAAAAATCCACTCCTACGTTGTTAATTTTCGTATAGGTTGGAAACTCTTTTTTCACCTTTTCTATAGCAATTGAATATCCTTCCTTTGCAGATAGATTATTCTGAATAGTTAACGGTAATAGTAGTAGCAAACTCACTATCATCGTTATTATTGCAACTATCACCGCTTTCAATCTCCTTTTTTGCATTTCTGCCATTCTCCTATCGTGTAGAGTTTTTAGTCACTATGTAAACAGTGGCCCATGTAAATGGCACGATATCCTCATAAAATGTGTCTGGAATATTCATAGTGTCTGGTGTGATCGGATAACCAGGTACTTCGTAACTATCATATTCCACATATTTAGTATACTGTTTTGCTTCATGTGTATGCCCACTGAACACGGCCTCAACCTTTCCGTTGGCGTTGATGAGATTGATAATCTCTGCTCTGTAGTGCAGGATGCACCCCGTCCCATTTTCATACACAATCGGTGCATGTGTAAAGATAAAGTAGTGGGCAATCTGGTTGTTCTGTGTACCCTGTTTCCCATTCAACCAAGTAGGTTCATTGCGCTCAAACGAAAAATTATTCCTGCAGTATTTATTTTCTATAGACATTCATTCACCACTCTTTTTTATTTTCTATTCATTTATGCAATTCCCCAATTTATGTTTTTCTCCTCACTCTTGGGGTGTAGAATAAAACCTCTTTTTATCCTACAATATTCGCTCTTTTAAAGCAGATTTCACAAAGATGGTTAGATAATTCAGAAGTTATGGATTTATTCCAATATTTGAAATGGATGCCATGGAAAGTAAAGAAATCATTCTGGCTCATGCAGGTATATCTACTTCTACCTTTTTATTTGTTCTGCACCCCGGAGGCTTTAGCTGAGCATTCTGTTTTGCCTAAAACCACTTTAGTTTGAGTTCTTGTGTAGTTTGTTATACTTCCCTGTCTCATCTTAGTATGCTCTCAATTTTCTCCTTTTTCGAATAGTTTTCTTTCGGAGTGCGAGAGCAAGACCAGACACAAAAATAGTAATCAACACTGCAACTATTTCATATATTGGAATTACCTTATCATCCTGCTCGCTGATAATGATAATTGCAGTATATCTTGGTGAACTCAATGTAGTTCTGGTTTCATCAGTAACAAGGAAAAAATATTCAAGAGTTCCTGTTTTGCGTAAAGATAGTGTCGTATTAAATTCAAAGGTTGTTTTATTTCCATCTAAATCTATTAATTTCTCACACCAGCCATTTTCATCTGCAAATTTGTAGCACAGCACAATTCTTGTAAGATTTCTCGTTGCGATAAAACTAGCATTGACTGGAAAACTTCTTACTACCTCAGCTGGTGGTGCATGATAGATATCAAAGTGAGAGGCGAATCTGGAAAGTGGATGTAAATCAAGCGTCTGATTTCTTCCATTACCCACGATTACATATGGAACATCAACAATTCCATCATTATCTTCATCAGGAGCATTAAATGTTGACCAGTAATTTTTGTCGCCAATTATTCGGTTACCCCCCTCATAGTCCACAATACTACAGTTCTCGTCATAGATAATTGTATTGGAGAGAAAAGCTGATCCTTTACCTAGATAAAAACCATAAAGTTTTGAAAGATTCAGCCAGTTCCACTTATATTCAGTATTCTCACATGAAGTATCTCCATAAAACGGAACATTAGTAAAATTATTATTTATGATTTTACCATTTTTACATGAAAGTAGAGATAGACTCTTTTTCTCAAACTTAAATCCCATTATTGTAAAATTTGT is a window from the Thermoplasmata archaeon genome containing:
- a CDS encoding clostripain-related cysteine peptidase, which encodes MKLRWDKRIFRILEKSARTKPTPAATGGGGGGGHPPLICSVMPELTSDVEPVKIDGKDTDVDGVIDSMDINPLMDEWVKISVKEIEVQFDGASKRSLVGKQGVVGSTPSYPYIDDGWTWSGVAYNWETLKAEVILDIDDALQNCKVTFGIWDDYTYTKKFVCTDPSPYENNRLIELWYSDKENYIWRGLPSYIDNPLCKDIHVDEVMVADGTSVNVQSPKAKIEFRIAFIGQDLDGDLLLNWEEVNVGRDSCKKDIGTWTYLVYMAADDSALGGENYDAMDLNEMENIGSSSTVTILVYHDDYLTQQTPVYYIQKDNDPTRVCSNVLFLTEERSTGNPTTLIDFILWGVDHFPATYYAIEIWGHGDGWKGCAPDYTSNMDNLSLAELRFALQRITESTNERVSLMVFDACLMGTIEVAWEIRNYVDYIVFSQATVPSRGFNYATIFSELQKLPTPDRLGSIIVNSYVFSYRPPEEDITLSAIQASESLTSQVLSNMYFQLIKQFSRGFCHFIHKVLLPYGHNINFG